In one window of Bacillota bacterium DNA:
- a CDS encoding DUF2179 domain-containing protein: MPFSGLLGYLFIFCARVIDMSCATVRTLMIVRGQRIIAALIGFFEVSVYILALNQVVGKLNDPLNLLFYASGFATGNYVGSLIEERMALGFVTVEIIPSEPDSNLAELLRQQGFGVTTFPAFGKEGPRQVLHVLLKRRSLPHIVQMVSEHDPTAFYTIMDARATYGGFLGRQGK, translated from the coding sequence ATGCCTTTCTCAGGATTATTAGGGTACTTGTTTATATTTTGTGCTCGCGTCATCGACATGTCGTGTGCCACTGTACGTACCCTGATGATTGTACGTGGGCAGCGGATTATTGCTGCGCTCATTGGCTTTTTTGAAGTATCTGTTTATATCTTGGCTTTAAATCAAGTAGTGGGCAAACTAAATGACCCCTTGAATTTATTGTTTTATGCCTCCGGGTTTGCCACGGGAAACTATGTGGGCAGTCTAATCGAAGAACGCATGGCATTGGGATTTGTTACAGTGGAGATCATTCCCAGCGAACCGGATTCTAATCTGGCCGAGCTGCTCAGGCAGCAAGGATTTGGGGTGACTACGTTTCCCGCTTTTGGCAAAGAAGGCCCACGTCAGGTACTGCATGTGTTGCTCAAGCGCCGGTCGCTGCCCCACATAGTGCAAATGGTTTCCGAGCACGATCCAACAGCGTTTTATACCATCATGGATGCTCGTGCCACCTACGGCGGCTTTCTTGGCCGGCAAGGCAAGTGA
- a CDS encoding GntR family transcriptional regulator: MTFTISPKSGIPIYVQLQNQIKDLVLRGVWAQGHRLPTERELAEQLGISRNTVSTAYKQLEAQRVICRKQGSGTFVCATPDSLAVDSDHKDRVLRLVDLAIGEALQLGFSIEDFTAIVTLRVRQRKEMLGRLQVAFVECNREQLDYFTKELELGSGVTIHPWLLQNLQGGAAENLQRLRQMDMVVTTFYHLDEVKAMLGSEAPQPLGIALEPSVSSIVRIARVAPDSLLPVVCLSQTFAQSIITALEQADLIFKDMPVVTTRDPVQLAQALTGATTIISSPGRKKDVQQAAATGTEIIEFVFQPDAGSITLLKAALLGIKNWSPAGAEG; this comes from the coding sequence GTGACATTTACAATTTCCCCCAAGAGTGGGATTCCCATTTATGTTCAGCTCCAGAATCAAATAAAAGACTTAGTGCTACGTGGTGTCTGGGCGCAAGGACATCGCTTGCCCACCGAGCGGGAATTAGCTGAACAGTTGGGAATAAGCCGAAACACAGTCAGCACAGCCTACAAGCAGTTGGAGGCTCAAAGAGTGATCTGCCGCAAGCAGGGTTCCGGCACCTTTGTCTGTGCCACCCCGGACAGCTTGGCTGTGGACAGCGACCATAAAGACCGAGTGCTACGGCTAGTAGACTTAGCTATCGGAGAGGCGCTGCAGCTTGGGTTTTCCATCGAGGATTTTACCGCTATTGTGACCCTCAGGGTACGACAGCGAAAAGAAATGCTGGGCCGACTGCAAGTGGCTTTCGTTGAGTGCAATCGGGAACAGTTGGACTACTTCACCAAAGAGCTAGAACTGGGATCAGGTGTAACCATTCATCCCTGGTTACTGCAAAACCTTCAAGGAGGAGCGGCCGAAAATCTTCAGCGGTTGCGGCAAATGGACATGGTAGTAACGACTTTTTATCATTTAGATGAAGTTAAGGCCATGCTCGGTTCAGAAGCGCCCCAGCCGTTGGGTATAGCATTGGAACCATCGGTGAGCAGCATTGTTCGAATTGCCCGGGTTGCCCCGGACAGCCTGCTGCCGGTGGTCTGCTTATCGCAGACTTTCGCCCAGTCAATTATCACGGCGCTGGAGCAGGCAGATCTTATCTTCAAAGACATGCCTGTAGTTACAACCCGTGATCCGGTGCAGTTGGCCCAAGCTCTGACCGGAGCCACTACGATTATTTCTTCGCCGGGACGAAAAAAAGATGTTCAGCAAGCCGCGGCTACGGGTACAGAAATAATCGAGTTCGTGTTTCAACCGGATGCTGGCTCCATAACCTTGCTGAAGGCGGCATTGCTTGGAATTAAGAACTGGTCTCCGGCCGGTGCGGAGGGTTAG
- a CDS encoding alanine-tRNA synthetase second additional domain-containing protein, which produces MAQARSGVTVQHQNLRESIYFAPRGKERLIRLGNYLAQRYLDPDDRLIGFIGSSGMGKSLLIRGMFPGLELTNDDENVNIRPLPLVRDIRTGSFRSHTYHVDVCFEMAFVPLSELASSVREAVLSGRRVVVEHFETLAPLLPMNAELLVGIGEEVVVTRPTLFGPRAAEIASRVFASSHYRKMVHTAEDLTTLVLLDLNQPMPDWHSDLPHGFVLEYKSELTVDLTQVEQQVKQLIRANLPVTYYDQGHIKIADRLIPCTGPRIHLSRTGDIQGFSLLPQLRFDPLTKHYLLVGTVGNVPIESEV; this is translated from the coding sequence ATGGCACAGGCTAGGAGTGGGGTAACAGTGCAACACCAAAACCTACGCGAATCCATCTACTTTGCCCCCAGGGGCAAAGAACGATTGATTCGTCTGGGAAACTATTTGGCTCAGCGCTATCTTGATCCTGACGATCGGCTAATTGGTTTTATCGGTTCGTCAGGCATGGGTAAATCCTTATTGATTCGAGGCATGTTCCCGGGCCTCGAACTTACTAACGATGACGAAAATGTAAACATTCGTCCCTTGCCGTTGGTACGTGATATTCGCACCGGCTCTTTCCGTAGCCACACCTACCATGTGGACGTCTGTTTTGAAATGGCTTTTGTACCTTTAAGCGAGCTGGCGTCCTCGGTCCGAGAAGCGGTTTTGTCTGGACGACGGGTAGTAGTGGAGCATTTCGAGACCTTGGCTCCCCTGCTGCCAATGAACGCCGAACTACTGGTGGGTATAGGGGAAGAGGTGGTCGTCACCAGACCAACCCTGTTTGGACCCCGGGCAGCGGAGATTGCGTCGCGGGTATTTGCTTCTTCCCATTACCGTAAGATGGTTCATACAGCCGAAGACTTAACCACGCTGGTGTTACTGGATCTTAACCAACCGATGCCCGATTGGCACAGCGATTTGCCTCACGGTTTCGTGTTGGAATACAAGAGCGAATTAACCGTAGACCTGACTCAGGTGGAACAGCAGGTAAAACAACTTATTAGGGCCAATCTACCGGTTACCTATTACGATCAGGGCCATATTAAGATCGCTGATCGCCTTATTCCCTGCACAGGTCCCCGGATTCACCTGAGCCGTACCGGCGATATCCAAGGATTTTCGCTCCTGCCACAGCTTCGCTTTGACCCCTTAACTAAGCATTACCTGTTAGTCGGCACAGTGGGCAATGTTCCAATAGAAAGTGA